Proteins found in one Litorihabitans aurantiacus genomic segment:
- a CDS encoding MFS transporter, with amino-acid sequence MTPPAPPTPTPDHAHLQRRVVTLLSVAQVLSGVAAGSIVSVGSLIAVDLTGNDAWAGSVTTTTTLGAALASLLLAQVAAARGRRPALAGGLAVAALGAVGIIGAALLGSVALLLAGAALMGCGQAVNLQARFAATDLAAPRTRSRDLSLVVWMSTVGAVAGPNLIAVAESVARTTGLPVLAAAFAPPVLGLLAGMVVLAVGLRPDPLLVSRTPVPDGAASPSHVGAPREGAADEGGGAPPSGDMRAAGPAAPRPPRASLAAGLRALRTHPSARAALVAILGAHAVMVAVMAMTPVHLQHHGATLQVVGLTVSLHIAGMYALAPVMGLLADRLGARHVVVGGLGVLVLAVGVAGVSGSSAGLTTAGLVLLGLGWSAVTVAGAAMIAASVTGPERVNVQGLSDALMSLAGAGGGALSGVGLAWVGYGGLNLAAGVVAVGVGVVVVSGVRRGAAEV; translated from the coding sequence GTGACCCCGCCCGCGCCGCCCACCCCGACCCCGGACCACGCCCACCTCCAGCGCCGCGTCGTCACCCTGCTCTCGGTCGCGCAGGTCCTCAGCGGCGTCGCGGCGGGGTCGATCGTGTCGGTGGGCTCGCTGATCGCCGTCGACCTCACCGGCAACGACGCGTGGGCCGGGTCCGTCACCACGACCACGACGCTCGGCGCCGCCCTCGCCTCGCTCCTGCTCGCCCAGGTGGCGGCCGCGAGGGGCCGCCGCCCGGCGCTCGCGGGCGGGCTCGCCGTCGCCGCCCTCGGTGCGGTGGGCATCATCGGCGCGGCGCTGCTGGGGTCGGTCGCGCTGCTGCTCGCGGGCGCGGCGCTCATGGGCTGCGGCCAGGCGGTCAACCTGCAGGCGCGCTTCGCCGCCACCGACCTCGCGGCGCCGCGGACGCGGTCGCGCGACCTGTCGCTCGTGGTGTGGATGAGCACGGTCGGGGCGGTCGCGGGGCCGAACCTCATCGCCGTCGCCGAGTCCGTCGCGCGCACGACCGGTCTTCCCGTGCTCGCCGCGGCCTTCGCGCCGCCCGTGCTGGGGCTGCTGGCGGGGATGGTGGTGCTCGCCGTCGGGCTCCGGCCGGACCCGCTCCTGGTGTCCCGCACCCCCGTGCCCGACGGCGCAGCCTCACCCTCGCACGTCGGCGCACCTCGCGAGGGCGCGGCAGATGAGGGTGGCGGCGCTCCGCCGTCGGGCGACATGCGCGCCGCGGGACCAGCGGCGCCCCGCCCACCCCGCGCGAGCCTGGCGGCGGGCCTGCGGGCGCTGCGGACGCACCCGTCGGCGCGCGCGGCGCTGGTGGCCATCCTCGGTGCGCACGCGGTGATGGTGGCGGTGATGGCGATGACGCCGGTGCACCTGCAGCACCACGGGGCGACGCTGCAGGTCGTGGGCCTGACGGTCAGCCTGCACATCGCGGGGATGTACGCGCTGGCCCCGGTGATGGGGCTGCTCGCGGACCGGCTCGGCGCGCGCCACGTGGTGGTGGGCGGGCTCGGGGTGCTGGTGCTCGCCGTCGGGGTCGCGGGGGTCAGCGGGAGCAGCGCGGGGCTGACGACGGCGGGGCTCGTGCTGCTCGGACTCGGCTGGTCGGCGGTGACGGTCGCGGGTGCGGCGATGATCGCGGCGTCGGTGACCGGGCCGGAGCGCGTGAACGTGCAGGGTCTGAGCGACGCGCTGATGTCGTTGGCCGGGGCCGGCGGCGGGGCGCTCTCGGGGGTGGGGCTCGCGTGGGTCGGGTACGGCGGGCTGAACCTCGCGGCGGGTGTCGTCGCGGTGGGGGTCGGGGTGGTGGTCGTGAGTGGGGTGCGGCGGGGGGCTGCGGAGGTGTGA
- a CDS encoding ImmA/IrrE family metallo-endopeptidase — protein sequence MTAPPAAPARDGRAAWGAAIQDDLLASLGVPAASAGGPSRERHDRTRLESKRQRLLQLAVQAREFAKEPSVPDVMRSAWQFWPRFAIYNGLLIVSQRPSATHVESPETWRTRYGMVPLPHEQPLLLLHQGGPLGFVFDASQVEPGPEPGTHRYEAEQPFARPAFADAPQVVATLVEAVKARGVRVVQHGLGVVRGGHVMATSSGAVQEVTTGRRPPVVEQVPVSFDVSLNSRLPPTEQLATLVHELGHLYCGHLGPDPALERTGQGLWLEREGLEHAQREAEADFVAETVMGFIDPEAALPIRSDDGAPPLGRESAVAAALAVELVLDGVTDALVRSG from the coding sequence ATGACCGCACCCCCAGCCGCCCCGGCACGTGACGGCCGCGCGGCCTGGGGCGCCGCCATCCAGGACGACCTGCTCGCCTCCCTCGGCGTCCCGGCCGCGAGCGCCGGCGGCCCCTCCCGGGAGCGGCACGACCGCACGAGGCTCGAGAGCAAGCGGCAGCGACTGCTCCAGCTCGCGGTCCAGGCGCGGGAGTTCGCCAAGGAGCCGTCGGTCCCGGACGTGATGCGCTCCGCCTGGCAGTTCTGGCCTCGTTTCGCGATCTACAACGGGCTCCTCATCGTCAGCCAGCGCCCGAGCGCCACGCACGTCGAGTCGCCCGAGACGTGGCGCACGCGGTACGGCATGGTGCCGCTCCCGCACGAGCAGCCGCTGCTCCTGCTGCACCAGGGCGGCCCGCTCGGCTTCGTGTTCGACGCATCCCAGGTCGAACCCGGGCCGGAGCCGGGCACGCACCGCTACGAGGCCGAGCAGCCGTTCGCCCGGCCCGCGTTCGCCGATGCTCCCCAGGTGGTCGCCACGCTCGTCGAGGCGGTGAAGGCGCGCGGGGTGCGCGTCGTGCAACACGGCCTCGGCGTCGTGCGCGGCGGCCACGTGATGGCGACGTCGAGCGGTGCCGTGCAGGAGGTCACGACCGGCCGGCGCCCACCCGTGGTCGAGCAGGTGCCGGTCTCCTTCGACGTCTCCCTGAACTCCCGGCTCCCGCCGACCGAGCAGCTCGCCACCCTCGTCCACGAGCTCGGCCACCTCTACTGCGGCCACCTCGGCCCCGACCCCGCGCTCGAGCGCACGGGCCAGGGTCTGTGGCTCGAACGCGAGGGGCTCGAGCACGCGCAGCGCGAGGCCGAGGCCGACTTCGTTGCCGAGACCGTCATGGGGTTCATCGACCCCGAGGCGGCGCTCCCGATCCGGAGCGACGACGGTGCCCCACCCCTGGGCCGCGAGAGCGCGGTCGCGGCGGCACTCGCGGTCGAGCTCGTGCTCGACGGCGTCACGGACGCGCTCGTGCGGAGCGGCTGA
- a CDS encoding FitA-like ribbon-helix-helix domain-containing protein encodes MPVSITIRDVPDDVRDALASRAAGSGRSLQEYLKGQLADLAYRPVAAEVVVELRRRAAHLPPLEGDDLLADIDADRR; translated from the coding sequence ATGCCCGTGTCGATCACTATCCGCGACGTCCCCGACGACGTGCGCGACGCCCTCGCTTCACGCGCGGCGGGTAGCGGGAGGTCGCTGCAGGAGTACCTCAAGGGTCAGCTGGCCGACCTCGCGTACCGCCCGGTGGCGGCCGAGGTCGTCGTGGAGCTCCGGCGTCGCGCGGCCCACCTGCCGCCGCTCGAGGGCGACGACCTGCTCGCCGACATCGACGCCGACCGGCGGTGA
- a CDS encoding type II toxin-antitoxin system VapC family toxin → MDASALLTLALDPGPRADAIGALVGSRELHAPALLPFEVANVLRRRRLAGHLTRSDAADTETTLARLPVELWPHEVVAGRVRELGDVLTAYDASYVALAERLGADLLTCDRRIAGAPGVGCGVVVPD, encoded by the coding sequence GTGGACGCCTCCGCGCTGCTGACGCTCGCGCTCGACCCGGGGCCGCGAGCTGACGCCATCGGTGCCCTCGTCGGAAGCCGGGAGCTGCACGCCCCCGCCCTCCTTCCGTTCGAGGTGGCGAACGTCCTTCGCCGCCGACGGCTGGCCGGTCACCTCACACGTTCGGACGCGGCCGACACCGAGACGACCCTCGCTCGGCTGCCCGTCGAGCTGTGGCCGCACGAGGTCGTCGCCGGACGCGTGCGCGAGCTCGGCGACGTCCTGACCGCGTACGACGCGAGCTACGTCGCGCTCGCGGAGCGGCTCGGAGCGGATCTGCTGACGTGCGACCGGAGGATCGCGGGGGCGCCGGGGGTGGGGTGCGGAGTCGTCGTCCCTGACTGA
- a CDS encoding helix-turn-helix domain-containing protein — protein MIQQVLHAMAEGRTLTVGTMPEALTTTVAAEHLGISRPTLMKLVRDGEIDSFKVGTHTRIRFAEIKRYRAARLERQRKAFDELRALEEAEGLD, from the coding sequence GTGATCCAGCAGGTGCTCCACGCCATGGCCGAGGGGCGCACGCTGACGGTCGGCACCATGCCGGAGGCGCTGACGACGACGGTTGCCGCCGAGCACCTGGGTATCTCGCGACCCACGCTGATGAAGCTCGTCCGAGACGGCGAGATTGACTCGTTCAAGGTCGGAACCCACACGCGCATCCGATTCGCGGAGATCAAGCGGTACCGGGCGGCGAGGCTCGAGCGTCAGCGAAAGGCGTTCGACGAGCTGCGTGCGCTCGAGGAGGCGGAAGGGCTCGACTGA
- a CDS encoding PIN domain-containing protein: protein MVTKVLVDANVLFSRTLRDWVILLELETSARMFKVHWTEDILAEVVYRTRRKHPTIPGGVVRSMRDSIAGSLEGGRVEDFDVDNSFAGVDRDDAHVHGAAVACGAKILLTHDKGFSERHPDPDSLPYDVYDADAYLRLVHDSDPAAVRAVTVRQAAHWMSRSRGKECDGVDLPQRLRDAGCPDFAEIVRRLLQGIQPHEFWSSMPSGEQSSSVTA from the coding sequence ATGGTGACGAAGGTGCTGGTCGACGCGAACGTCCTGTTCTCGCGGACCCTGCGCGACTGGGTCATCCTGCTGGAGCTGGAGACCTCGGCCAGGATGTTCAAGGTCCACTGGACCGAGGACATCCTGGCCGAGGTCGTCTATCGCACCAGACGCAAGCATCCGACGATCCCGGGCGGTGTGGTCCGGAGTATGCGTGATTCGATCGCTGGATCTCTCGAGGGCGGGCGGGTGGAGGACTTCGACGTCGACAACTCCTTCGCGGGTGTGGATCGGGACGACGCGCACGTCCATGGCGCAGCCGTCGCGTGCGGCGCAAAGATCCTGCTGACGCACGACAAGGGGTTCTCCGAGAGGCACCCCGATCCCGATTCGCTGCCTTACGACGTCTATGACGCGGACGCCTACCTGCGACTCGTGCACGACTCCGATCCGGCCGCCGTCCGCGCCGTGACCGTGAGACAGGCGGCACACTGGATGAGCCGTTCTCGAGGGAAGGAATGCGATGGGGTCGATCTTCCGCAGCGTCTTCGTGACGCGGGTTGCCCGGATTTCGCCGAGATCGTCCGTCGGTTGCTCCAGGGGATCCAACCCCATGAGTTCTGGAGCTCGATGCCCTCCGGCGAGCAGTCCTCGAGCGTAACCGCATGA
- a CDS encoding N-formylglutamate amidohydrolase, with product MILHVPHASRVIPADARASIVLGDAALERELDLMTDSFTDVLAQRAVEGLATSAQVIAAPVSRLAVDVERFPDEREVMNEVGMGAVYTRTHDGGVLRHEADLALVARYGDPHARRVRDAVARDLESAGAAVLIDVHSYPSRRLPYEIFPEEAHRPEICLGVDDDHTPPELVDLARDAFGDFEVAINTPFAGTYVPLDYYGTDRRVASLMIEIRRDTYMDEESVELHDDADRVVAALRRLIGEGHGWGAARVGGSH from the coding sequence ATGATCCTCCACGTCCCCCACGCCTCGCGCGTCATCCCGGCCGACGCCCGGGCGTCCATCGTCCTGGGCGACGCGGCACTCGAGCGCGAGCTCGATCTCATGACCGACTCGTTTACCGACGTGCTCGCACAGCGCGCCGTCGAGGGTCTCGCGACCTCCGCCCAGGTGATCGCAGCGCCGGTCTCACGTCTCGCGGTCGACGTCGAGCGGTTCCCCGACGAGCGCGAGGTCATGAACGAGGTCGGCATGGGTGCCGTCTACACCCGCACGCACGACGGCGGAGTGCTGCGTCACGAGGCCGATCTCGCCCTGGTTGCCCGGTACGGCGACCCGCACGCCCGCCGGGTGCGCGACGCCGTCGCCCGCGATCTGGAGTCAGCCGGCGCGGCCGTGCTCATCGACGTGCACTCCTATCCCTCGCGTCGGCTTCCGTACGAGATCTTCCCGGAGGAGGCGCACCGACCCGAGATCTGCCTCGGGGTCGACGACGACCACACGCCGCCCGAGCTCGTCGACCTCGCCCGGGACGCCTTCGGCGACTTCGAGGTCGCGATCAACACCCCGTTCGCCGGGACCTACGTACCGCTGGACTACTACGGCACCGATCGCCGCGTCGCCTCGCTCATGATCGAGATCCGGCGCGACACGTACATGGACGAGGAGAGCGTCGAGCTGCACGACGACGCGGACCGGGTCGTGGCGGCGCTGCGTCGGCTCATCGGCGAGGGACATGGGTGGGGTGCCGCACGCGTCGGCGGTTCTCATTGA